In the Carassius auratus strain Wakin chromosome 50, ASM336829v1, whole genome shotgun sequence genome, one interval contains:
- the srpk2 gene encoding SRSF protein kinase 3 isoform X1 has translation MSSRKVLAIQARKRRPKGKKDKTGHHRRPDTQKVPSTPPPPPPPPPPPPPPPEPVAPPEPEEEILGSDDEEQEDPADYCKGGYHPVKIGDLFNGRYHVIRKLGWGHFSTVWLCWDIQAKRFVAMKVVKSAQHYTETALDEIKLLRCVRETDPDDPYKDMVVQLIDDFKISGLNGIHVCMVFEVLGHHLLKWIIKSNYQGLPLPCVKSIIRQVLQGLDYLHSKCKIIHTDIKPENILMCVDEAFVRRMAVEATEWQKAGAPPPSGSAISTAPQLKQVGKISKNKKKKLKKKQKRQAELLERRMLEIEALEREAEKQRAGGASDTTLGPSLALADSEEDEEDDEDADEDEEAEGEKERPVRLTNHTCAEPDQDQQEIVENEEGCDVLPAAECPTEEESHTCAHSSPERQDTPENECENSKEQEEQDGNEDVREEEDDKEEEEEKEATSSQSTEEEPKTQECPNKEETDPPKVTIERQEDEEEEEEEDEYEDEECEEEEEADDEGQEHSRKDHNDASKTNGHVIMCVQEHLSPSVPLSSPLLCPLVESEISTTDRDASDASYELYNGETGLTNGARHRGTAPRFPELPLDPDPADCEHDEAQALSGNTDRSRTVSSSSTGDTPKVRVRAADLLVNPLDPRNADVLRVKIADLGNACWVHKHFTEDIQTRQYRSIEVLIGAGYSTPADIWSTACMAFELATGDYLFEPHSGEDYSRDEDHIAHIIELLGCIPRHFALSGKYSREFFNRRDHIALIMELLGNIPRKIIAAGKYSREFFSKKGELRHITKLKPWSLFDVLVEKYGWSAEDAGHFTHFLLPMLEMVPEKRASASECLNHPWLNS, from the exons gccCGACACACAGAAGGTTCCATctactcctcctcctccccctcctcctccccctcctccaCCCCCTCCTCCTGAGCCTGTTGCTCCGCCGGAGCCAGAGGAGGAGATTCTGGGCTCTGATGACGAAGAGCAGGAGGATCCGGCCGACTACTGCAAAG GAGGTTACCATCCCGTGAAGATCGGCGACCTGTTTAACGGCAGATACCATGTCATCCGCAAGCTGGGCTGGGGTCACTTCTCCACCGTCTGGCTGTGCTGGGATATTCA agCGAAGCGTTTTGTTGCGATGAAGGTCGTAAAGAGTGCACAGCACTACACAGAGACGGCACTGGATGAAATTAAATTACTCAGATGT GTGCGTGAGACTGATCCTGATGATCCTTATAAGGACATGGTTGTTCAACTCATAGACGACTTCAAGATCTCAGGGCTGAATGGGATTC ACGTGTGCATGGTGTTTGAAGTTCTTGGTCATCATTTGCTCAAGTGGATCATCAAGTCAAATTATCAGGGTTTGCCGTTACCCTGCGTCAAGAGCATCATTAGACAG GTTCTGCAGGGCCTTGATTACCTTCACAGTAAGTGTAAGATCATCCACACGGACATCAAACCGGAGAACATCCTCATGTGTGTGGATGAGGCTTTTGTGCGCAGGATGGCGGTCGAGGCCACCGAGTGGCAGAAAGCCGGAGCGCCGCCACCGTCTGGATCTGCTA TCAGCACGGCTCCTCAACTCAAACAG GTGGGGAAGAtctccaaaaataaaaagaagaagctGAAAAAGAAGCAGAAGCGGCAGGCGGAGCTGCTGGAGAGACGCATGCTGGAGATCGAAGCTCTGGAGCGAGAGGCGGAGAAGCAGAGAGCCGGTGGAGCGTCAGACACCACACTCGGTCCCAGCCTGGCTCTGGCGGACAGCgaggaagatgaagaggatgatgaggatgcagatgaggatgaggaggctGAGGGAGAGAAGGAGCGGCCTGTCAGACTCACCAACCACACAT GTGCGGAGCCGGATCAGGATCAGCAGGAAATAGTGGAGAACGAGGAAGGTTGTGACGTCCTTCCCGCTGCTGAGTGTCCCACTGAAGAAGAGTCACATACGTGTGCACACTCTTCACCTGAGCGACAGGACACTCCTGAGAACGAGTGTGAGAACTCAAAAGAACAGGAAGAGCAGGATGGAAATGAAGAtgtgagagaggaagaggatgataaagaggaggaagaggagaaggaaGCCACATCCTCACAGAGCACAGAGGAAGAGCCGAAGACACAAGAGTGTCCGAACAAGGAAGAAACAGATCCACCGAAAGTGACGATAGAGAGAcaagaagatgaggaggaggaggaggaggaggatgaataCGAAGATGAAGAatgtgaagaggaggaggaggcagaTGATGAAGGCCAGGAACATTCCAGGAAGGACCACAATGACGCCTCTAAAACGAATGGCCACGTGATCATGTGTGTACAGGAGCATCTGTCGCCCAGTGTGCCACTGTCCTCGCCTCTCCTCTGCCCTCTGGTGGAGTCGGAGATCAGCACGACCGACCGCGATGCTTCCGACGCCTCGTACGAGCTTTACAATGGAGAAACCGGACTGACGAACGGAGCGCGACACCGTGGTACAGCGCCACGCTTCCCTGAGCTTCCTCTGGATCCCGATCCGGCCGACTGCGAGCACGACGAAGCCCAGGCACTCAGCGGCAACACTGACCGCAGCCGAACAGTGTCATCGTCCAGCACTGGAGACACGCCGAAAG tGAGGGTCAGAGCAGCTGATCTGCTGGTGAATCCTCTGGATCCGAGGAACGCAGATGTTCTGAGAGTCAAAATCGCTGATCTGGGCAATGCATGCTGGGTG CACAAACACTTTACGGAGGACATCCAGACGCGGCAGTACCGCTCCATTGAGGTGCTGATTGGAGCGGGGTACAGCACTCCCGCTGATATATGGAGCACAGCCTGCATG GCATTTGAGTTGGCCACTGGTGATTATCTGTTTGAGCCGCACTCTGGTGAAGACTACTCTCGTGATGAAG ATCATATAGCTCACATCATAGAGCTTCTTGGCTGCATTCCTCGACACTTTGCTCTTTCTGGAAAATATTCCCGGGAATTCTTCAACCGGAGAG ACCACATCGCTCTGATTATGGAGTTACTGGGAAATATCCCCCGCAAGATCATCGCAGCTGGAAAATACAGCCGTGAGTTCTTCTCAAAGAAAG GTGAGCTGAGGCACATCACCAAACTCAAGCCCTGGTCTCTGTTTGACGTGCTGGTGGAGAAATACGGCTGGTCAGCCGAGGACGCCGGTCACttcacacacttcctgctgcccaTGCTGGAGATGGTGCCGGAGAAACGGGCCTCGGCGTCAGAATGCCTCAACCACCCCTGGCTCAACTCGTAG
- the srpk2 gene encoding SRSF protein kinase 2 isoform X4 encodes MSSRKVLAIQARKRRPKGKKDKTGHHRRPDTQKVPSTPPPPPPPPPPPPPPPEPVAPPEPEEEILGSDDEEQEDPADYCKGGYHPVKIGDLFNGRYHVIRKLGWGHFSTVWLCWDIQAKRFVAMKVVKSAQHYTETALDEIKLLRCVRETDPDDPYKDMVVQLIDDFKISGLNGIHVCMVFEVLGHHLLKWIIKSNYQGLPLPCVKSIIRQVLQGLDYLHSKCKIIHTDIKPENILMCVDEAFVRRMAVEATEWQKAGAPPPSGSAISTAPQLKQVGKISKNKKKKLKKKQKRQAELLERRMLEIEALEREAEKQRAGGASDTTLGPSLALADSEEDEEDDEDADEDEEAEGEKERPVRLTNHTCAEPDQDQQEIVENEEGCDVLPAAECPTEEESHTCAHSSPERQDTPENECENSKEQEEQDGNEDVREEEDDKEEEEEKEATSSQSTEEEPKTQECPNKEETDPPKVTIERQEDEEEEEEEDEYEDEECEEEEEADDEGQEHSRKDHNDASKTNGHVIMCVQEHLSPSVPLSSPLLCPLVESEISTTDRDASDASYELYNGETGLTNGARHRGTAPRFPELPLDPDPADCEHDEAQALSGNTDRSRTVSSSSTGDTPKVRVRAADLLVNPLDPRNADVLRVKIADLGNACWVHKHFTEDIQTRQYRSIEVLIGAGYSTPADIWSTACMAFELATGDYLFEPHSGEDYSRDEDHIAHIIELLGCIPRHFALSGKYSREFFNRRGELRHITKLKPWSLFDVLVEKYGWSAEDAGHFTHFLLPMLEMVPEKRASASECLNHPWLNS; translated from the exons gccCGACACACAGAAGGTTCCATctactcctcctcctccccctcctcctccccctcctccaCCCCCTCCTCCTGAGCCTGTTGCTCCGCCGGAGCCAGAGGAGGAGATTCTGGGCTCTGATGACGAAGAGCAGGAGGATCCGGCCGACTACTGCAAAG GAGGTTACCATCCCGTGAAGATCGGCGACCTGTTTAACGGCAGATACCATGTCATCCGCAAGCTGGGCTGGGGTCACTTCTCCACCGTCTGGCTGTGCTGGGATATTCA agCGAAGCGTTTTGTTGCGATGAAGGTCGTAAAGAGTGCACAGCACTACACAGAGACGGCACTGGATGAAATTAAATTACTCAGATGT GTGCGTGAGACTGATCCTGATGATCCTTATAAGGACATGGTTGTTCAACTCATAGACGACTTCAAGATCTCAGGGCTGAATGGGATTC ACGTGTGCATGGTGTTTGAAGTTCTTGGTCATCATTTGCTCAAGTGGATCATCAAGTCAAATTATCAGGGTTTGCCGTTACCCTGCGTCAAGAGCATCATTAGACAG GTTCTGCAGGGCCTTGATTACCTTCACAGTAAGTGTAAGATCATCCACACGGACATCAAACCGGAGAACATCCTCATGTGTGTGGATGAGGCTTTTGTGCGCAGGATGGCGGTCGAGGCCACCGAGTGGCAGAAAGCCGGAGCGCCGCCACCGTCTGGATCTGCTA TCAGCACGGCTCCTCAACTCAAACAG GTGGGGAAGAtctccaaaaataaaaagaagaagctGAAAAAGAAGCAGAAGCGGCAGGCGGAGCTGCTGGAGAGACGCATGCTGGAGATCGAAGCTCTGGAGCGAGAGGCGGAGAAGCAGAGAGCCGGTGGAGCGTCAGACACCACACTCGGTCCCAGCCTGGCTCTGGCGGACAGCgaggaagatgaagaggatgatgaggatgcagatgaggatgaggaggctGAGGGAGAGAAGGAGCGGCCTGTCAGACTCACCAACCACACAT GTGCGGAGCCGGATCAGGATCAGCAGGAAATAGTGGAGAACGAGGAAGGTTGTGACGTCCTTCCCGCTGCTGAGTGTCCCACTGAAGAAGAGTCACATACGTGTGCACACTCTTCACCTGAGCGACAGGACACTCCTGAGAACGAGTGTGAGAACTCAAAAGAACAGGAAGAGCAGGATGGAAATGAAGAtgtgagagaggaagaggatgataaagaggaggaagaggagaaggaaGCCACATCCTCACAGAGCACAGAGGAAGAGCCGAAGACACAAGAGTGTCCGAACAAGGAAGAAACAGATCCACCGAAAGTGACGATAGAGAGAcaagaagatgaggaggaggaggaggaggaggatgaataCGAAGATGAAGAatgtgaagaggaggaggaggcagaTGATGAAGGCCAGGAACATTCCAGGAAGGACCACAATGACGCCTCTAAAACGAATGGCCACGTGATCATGTGTGTACAGGAGCATCTGTCGCCCAGTGTGCCACTGTCCTCGCCTCTCCTCTGCCCTCTGGTGGAGTCGGAGATCAGCACGACCGACCGCGATGCTTCCGACGCCTCGTACGAGCTTTACAATGGAGAAACCGGACTGACGAACGGAGCGCGACACCGTGGTACAGCGCCACGCTTCCCTGAGCTTCCTCTGGATCCCGATCCGGCCGACTGCGAGCACGACGAAGCCCAGGCACTCAGCGGCAACACTGACCGCAGCCGAACAGTGTCATCGTCCAGCACTGGAGACACGCCGAAAG tGAGGGTCAGAGCAGCTGATCTGCTGGTGAATCCTCTGGATCCGAGGAACGCAGATGTTCTGAGAGTCAAAATCGCTGATCTGGGCAATGCATGCTGGGTG CACAAACACTTTACGGAGGACATCCAGACGCGGCAGTACCGCTCCATTGAGGTGCTGATTGGAGCGGGGTACAGCACTCCCGCTGATATATGGAGCACAGCCTGCATG GCATTTGAGTTGGCCACTGGTGATTATCTGTTTGAGCCGCACTCTGGTGAAGACTACTCTCGTGATGAAG ATCATATAGCTCACATCATAGAGCTTCTTGGCTGCATTCCTCGACACTTTGCTCTTTCTGGAAAATATTCCCGGGAATTCTTCAACCGGAGAG GTGAGCTGAGGCACATCACCAAACTCAAGCCCTGGTCTCTGTTTGACGTGCTGGTGGAGAAATACGGCTGGTCAGCCGAGGACGCCGGTCACttcacacacttcctgctgcccaTGCTGGAGATGGTGCCGGAGAAACGGGCCTCGGCGTCAGAATGCCTCAACCACCCCTGGCTCAACTCGTAG
- the srpk2 gene encoding SRSF protein kinase 2 isoform X3, which yields MSSRKVLAIQARKRRPKGKKDKTGHHRRPDTQKVPSTPPPPPPPPPPPPPPPEPVAPPEPEEEILGSDDEEQEDPADYCKGGYHPVKIGDLFNGRYHVIRKLGWGHFSTVWLCWDIQAKRFVAMKVVKSAQHYTETALDEIKLLRCVRETDPDDPYKDMVVQLIDDFKISGLNGIHVCMVFEVLGHHLLKWIIKSNYQGLPLPCVKSIIRQVLQGLDYLHSKCKIIHTDIKPENILMCVDEAFVRRMAVEATEWQKAGAPPPSGSAISTAPQLKQVGKISKNKKKKLKKKQKRQAELLERRMLEIEALEREAEKQRAGGASDTTLGPSLALADSEEDEEDDEDADEDEEAEGEKERPVRLTNHTCAEPDQDQQEIVENEEGCDVLPAAECPTEEESHTCAHSSPERQDTPENECENSKEQEEQDGNEDVREEEDDKEEEEEKEATSSQSTEEEPKTQECPNKEETDPPKVTIERQEDEEEEEEEDEYEDEECEEEEEADDEGQEHSRKDHNDASKTNGHVIMCVQEHLSPSVPLSSPLLCPLVESEISTTDRDASDASYELYNGETGLTNGARHRGTAPRFPELPLDPDPADCEHDEAQALSGNTDRSRTVSSSSTGDTPKVRVRAADLLVNPLDPRNADVLRVKIADLGNACWVHKHFTEDIQTRQYRSIEVLIGAGYSTPADIWSTACMAFELATGDYLFEPHSGEDYSRDEDHIALIMELLGNIPRKIIAAGKYSREFFSKKGELRHITKLKPWSLFDVLVEKYGWSAEDAGHFTHFLLPMLEMVPEKRASASECLNHPWLNS from the exons gccCGACACACAGAAGGTTCCATctactcctcctcctccccctcctcctccccctcctccaCCCCCTCCTCCTGAGCCTGTTGCTCCGCCGGAGCCAGAGGAGGAGATTCTGGGCTCTGATGACGAAGAGCAGGAGGATCCGGCCGACTACTGCAAAG GAGGTTACCATCCCGTGAAGATCGGCGACCTGTTTAACGGCAGATACCATGTCATCCGCAAGCTGGGCTGGGGTCACTTCTCCACCGTCTGGCTGTGCTGGGATATTCA agCGAAGCGTTTTGTTGCGATGAAGGTCGTAAAGAGTGCACAGCACTACACAGAGACGGCACTGGATGAAATTAAATTACTCAGATGT GTGCGTGAGACTGATCCTGATGATCCTTATAAGGACATGGTTGTTCAACTCATAGACGACTTCAAGATCTCAGGGCTGAATGGGATTC ACGTGTGCATGGTGTTTGAAGTTCTTGGTCATCATTTGCTCAAGTGGATCATCAAGTCAAATTATCAGGGTTTGCCGTTACCCTGCGTCAAGAGCATCATTAGACAG GTTCTGCAGGGCCTTGATTACCTTCACAGTAAGTGTAAGATCATCCACACGGACATCAAACCGGAGAACATCCTCATGTGTGTGGATGAGGCTTTTGTGCGCAGGATGGCGGTCGAGGCCACCGAGTGGCAGAAAGCCGGAGCGCCGCCACCGTCTGGATCTGCTA TCAGCACGGCTCCTCAACTCAAACAG GTGGGGAAGAtctccaaaaataaaaagaagaagctGAAAAAGAAGCAGAAGCGGCAGGCGGAGCTGCTGGAGAGACGCATGCTGGAGATCGAAGCTCTGGAGCGAGAGGCGGAGAAGCAGAGAGCCGGTGGAGCGTCAGACACCACACTCGGTCCCAGCCTGGCTCTGGCGGACAGCgaggaagatgaagaggatgatgaggatgcagatgaggatgaggaggctGAGGGAGAGAAGGAGCGGCCTGTCAGACTCACCAACCACACAT GTGCGGAGCCGGATCAGGATCAGCAGGAAATAGTGGAGAACGAGGAAGGTTGTGACGTCCTTCCCGCTGCTGAGTGTCCCACTGAAGAAGAGTCACATACGTGTGCACACTCTTCACCTGAGCGACAGGACACTCCTGAGAACGAGTGTGAGAACTCAAAAGAACAGGAAGAGCAGGATGGAAATGAAGAtgtgagagaggaagaggatgataaagaggaggaagaggagaaggaaGCCACATCCTCACAGAGCACAGAGGAAGAGCCGAAGACACAAGAGTGTCCGAACAAGGAAGAAACAGATCCACCGAAAGTGACGATAGAGAGAcaagaagatgaggaggaggaggaggaggaggatgaataCGAAGATGAAGAatgtgaagaggaggaggaggcagaTGATGAAGGCCAGGAACATTCCAGGAAGGACCACAATGACGCCTCTAAAACGAATGGCCACGTGATCATGTGTGTACAGGAGCATCTGTCGCCCAGTGTGCCACTGTCCTCGCCTCTCCTCTGCCCTCTGGTGGAGTCGGAGATCAGCACGACCGACCGCGATGCTTCCGACGCCTCGTACGAGCTTTACAATGGAGAAACCGGACTGACGAACGGAGCGCGACACCGTGGTACAGCGCCACGCTTCCCTGAGCTTCCTCTGGATCCCGATCCGGCCGACTGCGAGCACGACGAAGCCCAGGCACTCAGCGGCAACACTGACCGCAGCCGAACAGTGTCATCGTCCAGCACTGGAGACACGCCGAAAG tGAGGGTCAGAGCAGCTGATCTGCTGGTGAATCCTCTGGATCCGAGGAACGCAGATGTTCTGAGAGTCAAAATCGCTGATCTGGGCAATGCATGCTGGGTG CACAAACACTTTACGGAGGACATCCAGACGCGGCAGTACCGCTCCATTGAGGTGCTGATTGGAGCGGGGTACAGCACTCCCGCTGATATATGGAGCACAGCCTGCATG GCATTTGAGTTGGCCACTGGTGATTATCTGTTTGAGCCGCACTCTGGTGAAGACTACTCTCGTGATGAAG ACCACATCGCTCTGATTATGGAGTTACTGGGAAATATCCCCCGCAAGATCATCGCAGCTGGAAAATACAGCCGTGAGTTCTTCTCAAAGAAAG GTGAGCTGAGGCACATCACCAAACTCAAGCCCTGGTCTCTGTTTGACGTGCTGGTGGAGAAATACGGCTGGTCAGCCGAGGACGCCGGTCACttcacacacttcctgctgcccaTGCTGGAGATGGTGCCGGAGAAACGGGCCTCGGCGTCAGAATGCCTCAACCACCCCTGGCTCAACTCGTAG
- the srpk2 gene encoding SRSF protein kinase 2 isoform X5: MSSRKVLAIQARKRRPKGKKDKTGHHRRPDTQKVPSTPPPPPPPPPPPPPPPEPVAPPEPEEEILGSDDEEQEDPADYCKGGYHPVKIGDLFNGRYHVIRKLGWGHFSTVWLCWDIQAKRFVAMKVVKSAQHYTETALDEIKLLRCVRETDPDDPYKDMVVQLIDDFKISGLNGIHVCMVFEVLGHHLLKWIIKSNYQGLPLPCVKSIIRQVLQGLDYLHSKCKIIHTDIKPENILMCVDEAFVRRMAVEATEWQKAGAPPPSGSAISTAPQLKQVGKISKNKKKKLKKKQKRQAELLERRMLEIEALEREAEKQRAGGASDTTLGPSLALADSEEDEEDDEDADEDEEAEGEKERPVRLTNHTCAEPDQDQQEIVENEEGCDVLPAAECPTEEESHTCAHSSPERQDTPENECENSKEQEEQDGNEDVREEEDDKEEEEEKEATSSQSTEEEPKTQECPNKEETDPPKVTIERQEDEEEEEEEDEYEDEECEEEEEADDEGQEHSRKDHNDASKTNGHVIMCVQEHLSPSVPLSSPLLCPLVESEISTTDRDASDASYELYNGETGLTNGARHRGTAPRFPELPLDPDPADCEHDEAQALSGNTDRSRTVSSSSTGDTPKVRVRAADLLVNPLDPRNADVLRVKIADLGNACWVHKHFTEDIQTRQYRSIEVLIGAGYSTPADIWSTACMAFELATGDYLFEPHSGEDYSRDEGELRHITKLKPWSLFDVLVEKYGWSAEDAGHFTHFLLPMLEMVPEKRASASECLNHPWLNS; encoded by the exons gccCGACACACAGAAGGTTCCATctactcctcctcctccccctcctcctccccctcctccaCCCCCTCCTCCTGAGCCTGTTGCTCCGCCGGAGCCAGAGGAGGAGATTCTGGGCTCTGATGACGAAGAGCAGGAGGATCCGGCCGACTACTGCAAAG GAGGTTACCATCCCGTGAAGATCGGCGACCTGTTTAACGGCAGATACCATGTCATCCGCAAGCTGGGCTGGGGTCACTTCTCCACCGTCTGGCTGTGCTGGGATATTCA agCGAAGCGTTTTGTTGCGATGAAGGTCGTAAAGAGTGCACAGCACTACACAGAGACGGCACTGGATGAAATTAAATTACTCAGATGT GTGCGTGAGACTGATCCTGATGATCCTTATAAGGACATGGTTGTTCAACTCATAGACGACTTCAAGATCTCAGGGCTGAATGGGATTC ACGTGTGCATGGTGTTTGAAGTTCTTGGTCATCATTTGCTCAAGTGGATCATCAAGTCAAATTATCAGGGTTTGCCGTTACCCTGCGTCAAGAGCATCATTAGACAG GTTCTGCAGGGCCTTGATTACCTTCACAGTAAGTGTAAGATCATCCACACGGACATCAAACCGGAGAACATCCTCATGTGTGTGGATGAGGCTTTTGTGCGCAGGATGGCGGTCGAGGCCACCGAGTGGCAGAAAGCCGGAGCGCCGCCACCGTCTGGATCTGCTA TCAGCACGGCTCCTCAACTCAAACAG GTGGGGAAGAtctccaaaaataaaaagaagaagctGAAAAAGAAGCAGAAGCGGCAGGCGGAGCTGCTGGAGAGACGCATGCTGGAGATCGAAGCTCTGGAGCGAGAGGCGGAGAAGCAGAGAGCCGGTGGAGCGTCAGACACCACACTCGGTCCCAGCCTGGCTCTGGCGGACAGCgaggaagatgaagaggatgatgaggatgcagatgaggatgaggaggctGAGGGAGAGAAGGAGCGGCCTGTCAGACTCACCAACCACACAT GTGCGGAGCCGGATCAGGATCAGCAGGAAATAGTGGAGAACGAGGAAGGTTGTGACGTCCTTCCCGCTGCTGAGTGTCCCACTGAAGAAGAGTCACATACGTGTGCACACTCTTCACCTGAGCGACAGGACACTCCTGAGAACGAGTGTGAGAACTCAAAAGAACAGGAAGAGCAGGATGGAAATGAAGAtgtgagagaggaagaggatgataaagaggaggaagaggagaaggaaGCCACATCCTCACAGAGCACAGAGGAAGAGCCGAAGACACAAGAGTGTCCGAACAAGGAAGAAACAGATCCACCGAAAGTGACGATAGAGAGAcaagaagatgaggaggaggaggaggaggaggatgaataCGAAGATGAAGAatgtgaagaggaggaggaggcagaTGATGAAGGCCAGGAACATTCCAGGAAGGACCACAATGACGCCTCTAAAACGAATGGCCACGTGATCATGTGTGTACAGGAGCATCTGTCGCCCAGTGTGCCACTGTCCTCGCCTCTCCTCTGCCCTCTGGTGGAGTCGGAGATCAGCACGACCGACCGCGATGCTTCCGACGCCTCGTACGAGCTTTACAATGGAGAAACCGGACTGACGAACGGAGCGCGACACCGTGGTACAGCGCCACGCTTCCCTGAGCTTCCTCTGGATCCCGATCCGGCCGACTGCGAGCACGACGAAGCCCAGGCACTCAGCGGCAACACTGACCGCAGCCGAACAGTGTCATCGTCCAGCACTGGAGACACGCCGAAAG tGAGGGTCAGAGCAGCTGATCTGCTGGTGAATCCTCTGGATCCGAGGAACGCAGATGTTCTGAGAGTCAAAATCGCTGATCTGGGCAATGCATGCTGGGTG CACAAACACTTTACGGAGGACATCCAGACGCGGCAGTACCGCTCCATTGAGGTGCTGATTGGAGCGGGGTACAGCACTCCCGCTGATATATGGAGCACAGCCTGCATG GCATTTGAGTTGGCCACTGGTGATTATCTGTTTGAGCCGCACTCTGGTGAAGACTACTCTCGTGATGAAG GTGAGCTGAGGCACATCACCAAACTCAAGCCCTGGTCTCTGTTTGACGTGCTGGTGGAGAAATACGGCTGGTCAGCCGAGGACGCCGGTCACttcacacacttcctgctgcccaTGCTGGAGATGGTGCCGGAGAAACGGGCCTCGGCGTCAGAATGCCTCAACCACCCCTGGCTCAACTCGTAG